One genomic segment of Plasmodium cynomolgi strain B DNA, chromosome 14, whole genome shotgun sequence includes these proteins:
- a CDS encoding hypothetical protein (putative), which translates to MCYLRRSLSKSVNSLVLHFEFVKCKNLASYRKKGKYYMIISYDNLLFYEKDFYEVQFQIFFADIRQIYLCDESNYVHVTLKERAAINDIGIKGINKSILVKQLCVAYSTYYMFNLNMNIYVPITNETYEERCRRTGHHSQPRKVDLSVQPFIGYRKVVFDEYFFFIHKSFQS; encoded by the exons ATGTGCTACCTGAGAAGGAGCCTAAGCAAATCTGTGAACTCGCTCGTCCTCCACTTCGAGTTTGTCAAGTGCAAAAATTTAGCGAGCTATCGAAAGAAGGGAAAGTATTACATGATCATTTCTTACGACAACTTACTTTTTTACGAGAAGGATTTTTACGAAGTTCAgttccaaatattttttgccgaCATCCGGCAGATATACTTGTGCGACGAGTCCAACTATGTGCATGTCACGCTGAAGGAGCGCGCG GCCATTAACGACATAGGCATCAAGGGAATAAACAAGAGCATCCTCGTCAAGCAGCTATGCGTTGCATACAGCACGTACTACATGTTCAACCTGAACATG AATATCTACGTGCCAATTACAAACGAGACGTACGAGGAGAGATGCCGCAGAACCGGACATCATTCACAACCGAGGAAGGTCGACCTTTCCGTGCAACCGTTTATCGG GTACCGCAAAGTTGTGTTCGACGagtacttcttcttcatccacAAGTCCTTTCAAAGTTAG
- a CDS encoding hypothetical protein (putative): MNLSDDLAKWSGYEVVIPPLLDKSQDIFVTFKISHQSQQEFNVTDKDLHAEVYVVANSITPNDIHNTFYANLIQVQVDALLYNSDVYGYFESALKIKPSYFDDLKMFFKSMLVILKEGDVVISSDVMDFLGEDTKVERNLEYLLNVILNRIPGVNLLDTHRSEQIKINRVLHRLSDYLLYCLDSGFLSEKFNVTDLINGAIAINADSMLAMNDIMNFLLHLRKRDYSVGYRKDCLELLREEEETSVQGPNETQVLPTGTAAVPPIQIERLLESEDHSVSDFLLFHLHQCGYINQHCRYKHDASYKHIIACILKYGVNMKIKKILKNILINITNNNDETKNVLINLGIHKTCNLLILSHDSDLIQKIILLYINLSKNIWMCEGIVNSGILLHMIDIMFSIYSINFRAKKEICINILCVIGQVCNYCKTYAKFLLSNYAEIIPAAIYIYQATDIQQFEKVKLIYFFKKIQMHSYEMMEQICRQLSPLIIMEIYSASEDRDFIYSCLSLFDVMCCYKVNCLHLERMQIIPLLRFVQSLNVVELYKQAKRIEAAVRKSRQLR; encoded by the exons ATGAACTTATCGGACGACTTGGCGAAGTGGTCTGGATACGAGGTTG TCATCCCTCCTCTTTTGGATAAAAGTCAAGACATATTTGTGACGTTTAAAATATCTCACCAGAGTCAACAGG AGTTCAACGTCACCGATAAGGACTTGCATGCAGAAGTGTATGTGGTGGCCAACTCGATCACACCGAACGACATTCACAACACCTT CTACGCCAATCTGATACAAGTCCAAGTGGACGCCCTCCTTTACAACTCGGACGTGTATGGGTATTTCGAGTCGgccttaaaaataaag CCATCTTACTTTGACGACCTAAAGATGTTTTTCAAATCTATGTTGGTCATCCTGAAGGAAGGAGACGTGGTGATTAGTTCTG ACGTGATGGACTTCCTGGGGGAGGACACCAAAGTGGAGAGAAACCTCGAGTACCTCCTGAACGTCATCCTGAACCGGATTCCAG GCGTGAACCTCCTGGACACCCACAGAAGCGAACAGATAAAAATCAACCGAGTGCTGCACCGGCTCTCCGACTACCTACTCTACTGCCTAGATTCGGGGTTCCTAT CGGAGAAGTTCAACGTAACGGACCTGATCAATGGGGCGATCGCGATCAACGCGGACAGCATGCTG GCCATGAACGACATAATGAACTTCCTGCTGCACCTGCGCAAACGGGACTACTCCGTGGGCTACCGGAAAGACTGCCTGGAGCTGCTtcgggaggaggaggagacaTCCGTGCAGGGACCCAACGAGACACAAGTACTTCCTACAGGCACTGCTGCTGTGCCGCCCATCCAAATCGAGCGACTGTTGGAGAGCGAAGACCACTCTGTTAGCGACTTCCTGTTGTTCCACCTGCACCAATGTGGGTACATCAACCAACACTGCCGATACAAACACGACGCCAGCTACAAGCATATCATAGCGTGTATCCTCAAATACGGAGTAaacatgaaaataaaaaaaatcctaaaaaa tatATTAATTAACATAACAAACAATAACGATGAAACAAAGAATGTCCTCATCAATTTGGGAATACATAAGACATGcaatcttttaattttatctcACGATTCCGATCTTATACAGAAAATTATCCTGCTTTACATTAacttaagtaaaaatatatggatGTGTGAAGGAATAGTAAACAGCGGTATCCTCCTTCACATGATAGATATTATGTTCAGTATTTATTCCATTAATTTCAGagcaaagaaagaaatttgCATTAATATCCTTTGCGTTATTGGTCAGGTGTGTAATTACTGCAAAACGTATGCCAAGTTTTTACTCTCCAATTATGCAGAGATTATCCCTGCTGCTATTTACATCTATCAAGCTACCGATATACAGCAATTTGAAAAAGTCAAGCTGATAtacttttttaagaaaatccAAATGCACAGTTACGAGATGATGGAACAGATATGTCGGCAACTATCTCCTCTGATCATTATGGAAATATATTCTGCTTCGGAAGATCGAGATTTTATTTACTCCTGTTTGTCTCTCTTTGATGTCATGTGTTGCTACAAGGTTAACTGCCTCCACTTGGAGAGGATGCAGATCATCCCGCTCCTCCGGTTTGTCCAGTCCCTCAACGTCGTGGAGCTCTACAAGCAAGCAAAGCGGATCGAGGCCGCGGTCCGCAAAAGCCGGCAGCTTCGGTGA
- a CDS encoding hypothetical protein (putative), protein MIRFVCACRFKKSSVFVTSMRLLKRIKVSSLKDGVIKKSIREAQGKVTVDDALQHFTKSELFFLFFVPFTFVSAYIVAMWTLFKYICDIRDIEHFIRTARWLNGKEPYPFEYLRAERRARSLEGSSTTLRDWTNRRSGMICILSKWRQLTL, encoded by the exons atgatcaGATTCGTTTGCGCGTGTCGCTTCAAAAAAAGCAGCGTTTTCGTAACCAGTATGCGACTCTTAAAACGTATTAAAGTTAGTTCATTAAAGGATGGGGTTATCAAAAAAAGCATTCGAGAGGCACAGGGGAAGGTGACTGTAGATGATGCCTTGCAGCACTTCACCAAATcggaacttttttttcttttcttcgttCCGTTTACTTTTGTTTCTGCTTATATCGTCGCCATGTGGACCCTTTTCAAGTATATCTGTGATATTAGGGAT ATTGAACACTTCATCAGGACGGCGCGCTGGCTGAATGGGAAAGAGCCCTACCCCTTTGAGTACCTGCGAGCGGAGCGCAGAGCGAGGAGCCTCGAGGGG AGCTCCACGACGTTGAGGGACTGGACAAACCGGAGGAGCGGGATGATCTGCATCCTCTCCAAGTGGAGGCAGTTAACCTTGTAG
- a CDS encoding F-box domain containing protein (putative) — translation MLYLCKNIIEKEEKKARKNIICLMNQLNVEHFSLFNYGLSSPFLCDKLKTVSILDLCLSHLLSALTFLEAYLKQHLFNFQGMMRRRRKRLGSIYFRFNDEEDIHFISRMYSRIINELNLSNFAPRKNRVLHIVIYVYNNKKENKQFVKYIRKISRSLWRCNYVVHYSIQYYKYKYFNRYFDIDNLYRDYVVNVLLTHHKLNQRLIARRALLPQ, via the exons ATGCTGTAtctatgcaaaaatataatcgagaaggaggaaaagaaggcaaggaaaaatatcatatGCTTAATGAACCAGCTAAATGTGGAGCATTTCTCCCTATTCAACTACGGATTGAGCAGTCCCTTTTT GTGCGATAAACTAAAAACGGTGTCTATCCTGGATCTCTGCCTATCGCACCTTCTCTCTGCCCTAACGTTTTTAGAAGCATACCTCAAGCAACATCTATTTAACTTCCAAGGGATGATGAGAAGACGGAGAAAGAGACTAGGTAGCATATACTTCCGATTTAATGATGAAGAGGATATCCATTTTATAAGTAGGATGTATAGTCGTATCATTAACGAGTTGAATTTATCTAACTTTGCTCCGAGAAAGAACCGAGTCCTACACATCgtcatatatgtatacaataacaagaaggagaacaaacagtttgtaaaatatattcgtaAAATATCTCGGTCCCTGTGGCGGTGCAATTACGTAGTGCACTACTCCATTCAATATTACAAGTATAAGTATTTCAACCGGTACTTCGATATCGACAACTTGTATAGGGATTACGTTGTGAACGTTCTGCTCACTCACCACAAGCTCAACCAGCGTCTGATCGCGCGCCGAGCACTGCTCCCTCAGTAG
- a CDS encoding hypothetical protein (putative), whose amino-acid sequence EGSQVVLKEEKKKKDCSVTFVESSCNGHHDGDDNQDSLLNAQEKPIGRLHIDRDTFCPYLTKRRTALKFISYHVKEYQEGMLYKQSDGSDKAFLYSTKIKKCQYSDRISSNLFVNCFSFSGDHVERVSRKSLFDILFGKFSLLYLFTDTSHIHEVKKYLADFALQKAEHGKHAPYTQDMQHTQHIQHIQHIQHIQHIQHIQQMRITEEGNFVKLRDRQEPIHIHYCYVSPYRYLLSTYFSKRIAQDLKSNYFNGKNFFFLNDRLSEDVENTLLLPGSRTVGSFTPNDMLPSLLLVDDCCYVRYHIKGLFTREASHYLFNVMRGI is encoded by the coding sequence GAAGGCTCCCAAGTTGTgttaaaagaggaaaaaaaaaaaaaagattgcTCGGTGACCTTCGTGGAGAGCAGCTGCAACGGTCACCACGACGGTGACGATAACCAGGACAGCCTTCTGAATGCGCAGGAAAAACCCATCGGTAGATTGCACATCGACCGGGACACCTTCTGCCCATATTTAACCAAACGGAGAACTGCCCTTAAGTTTATTTCGTATCATGTGAAGGAGTACCAAGAAGGCATGCTTTACAAACAGAGTGATGGGAGTGATAAGGCCTTTTTGTATTCGacgaaaattaaaaagtgtcAGTACAGCGATAGGATAAGTAgcaatttatttgtaaattgtttttctttttctgggGATCATGTGGAGAGAGTGTCCAGGAAAAGTCTCTTCGATAttctttttggaaaatttagCCTCCTGTACCTCTTCACCGACACGAGCCATATCCACGAGGTGAAGAAATATTTGGCCGACTTTGCGCTCCAGAAGGCGGAGCATGGAAAACACGCACCGTACACCCAGGACATGCAGCACACCCAGCACATCCAGCACATCCAGCACATCCAGCACATCCAGCACATCCAGCACATCCAGCAGATGAGGATAACTGAGGAAggcaattttgtaaaactgaGAGACCGACAGGAACCAATCCACATCCACTACTGCTACGTCTCTCCATATAGATACCTTCTCTCAACGTACTTCAGTAAAAGAATAGCACAGGATTTAAAAAGCAATTAttttaatggaaaaaattttttttttttaaatgacagATTAAGTGAGGACGTTGAAAACACGCTGCTGCTTCCTGGGAGCAGAACCGTTGGTTCGTTCACCCCTAACGATATGTTACCATCGTTACTTCTGGTCGACGACTGTTGTTACGTGAGGTATCACATAAAGGGGTTGTTTACGAGGGAGGCTTCTCACTACCTCTTCAACGTCATGAGGGGCATT